ATTATTGTAAGACATGGCCTTGCCGTGCAGGATCTTCCCGCGCGACACGGCCGGCTCCTTCGCGTGCAATTCACGGTAGAAGGCACCCTGCTGATGCGGGTTTTCTCCATAACGCAGCGTCTCCACCCGCTCGAACTGCAGTGACAGAATGGCCGGAAATTTCACTTCGCTCCCCTGTACCTGCTTTTCGAGATAGCCCGCGATCAGGCTGTCGTAGCGCGCGGTATGCTGAAACACTTTCATGGCCAGTTCACGCCGCAAGGCGGGCGTCACCGCCCCGGCCTTCAACGCATCCAGCACACGGGCGTAGTCCGTGGGATCGACCACCACGAGCACGTCCTCATGGTTCTTCGCGGCGGATCGCAACATCGACGGACCGCCGATGTCGATATTCTCAATCGCCTCCTCGAACGGACAATTGGGCTTGGCGATCGTCGCTTCGAACGGATAGAGATTCACGACGACGACGTCGATGTTGCCGATGCCGTGCTGCTGCATCTGCGTTACGTGAGCAGGCACGCCCCGGCGCCCCAGCAGACCGCCGTGAATTTTCGGATGCAGAGTTTTCACACGCCCGTCGAGAATCTCGGGAGAACCGGTGTACGCCGCAACATCGGTCACCGCGACACCCGCATCACGCAGGGCTTTGGCCGTACCCCCGGTGGACAACACTTCCGCACCAAGGGCCGCCAATCCCTTGGCCATATCGATCACTCCGGTCTTGTCAGAAACACTGATCAGTGCCCGCGCAATGCTGGCCATGATGAACTCCTTCAACTATGGATATCGTTGTGGGTGGGATCACATTGGGACGAAAAAACGCCGTGACAATAGCAGATGCCTTGACGCCACTGCAAGTTGATCGCAGCGGAACGCGACGTCTCCCCAATCATGCTCAGGCGTCACGCGCCCCGATTCGAATCGAGACGCGAACGTGAGCCGTGATTCCGTGCTAGCATGAGACTTGACGTTGTGATACCCTCCGCACGATAGCCGTGCGTCGGCTGAAGCCGGCGCATTCCATCAATCAAGTAACACTCGAAGTCTTGAGAAGGTACCCGCCCTGCGGCGGCTCCATGCCGCAGTGAGGCCTCGTGCCTGGGTCGATAAGGGCTGGCGCATGTCGCGCGGAATTATTTTCGCAGTCGGATTATTCGCACTCACCGTCCTGGCGTTCATCTGCATTCCGCGACACCTCCCTGTGACGTCGCCGGCAAGCGGCCACCCGGCGTTTCGCGCGCATCTTGAAAACGGCCACCTCACCCTCTCCGGCGCCATGGCCAGCGAGGAAGCCAAATCCGCAGCCGTCACGCGCGCTCAGGAACTGGCCAAAGGCCTCAAGCTTCGCGTCACCGACAATCTCGAGATTCTTGCAGACGCCAGTCCTGCTGCATGGGAGACCGCCTTACCGGCACTCTTAACACACGTCACGCTACTCCATCAGCATCAAGCCACGGTCTCGCTCTCGGAGCAGACCCTGACGGTCAAGGGGACCGTCGCAAGCGGCGAAGCCAAATCCAAGCTCTTGCACGAGGTCGCCGCCGCAGTCGGCAGTGCCGTGCATGTGCAGGATCAGCTCACCGTGGCCTCATCGTCTTCGTCGGCACCGGTCTCGCTCCCTGCCGTCCAGGCGTCGCCCGCGGTCCACGCCTCACGAGCTCAAGTGCAAGCCGGGCTCGACGACGTCTTGCGCGGAGAACATATCGCGTTCGAAAGCAACAGCGCCGTCCTCACCCCCAAAGGACGGGCGGTCGTCGACAAGTTGATTCCGGCGCTGAAGCGATCCCCGGAGGCGGTCATCGAAATCGGTGGCCATACCGATTCCTACGGCGATCCGGACTACAACCTCCAACTGAGCCGAACGCGTGCAGAATCCGTCCGCCAGTATCTGGCCGACCATGGAGTGACCAATCGACTGACCGCCGTCGGCTACGGAGCGACCCGTCCGCTCAGCCAGGACCGGACGCGCGCCGCCTCAAAGAAAAACCGGCGGATTGAATTTCGTGTGAAAGAGGAACGGTGAACGTATGGGAGCCTTAATTCTGCAAATGATCGGATGCTTACTGGTGGCCGCCGCCATCGGGCTGATGATGGGGTGGCTACTGCGCAGTTTCGCCACATCGGAAAAGCGCCAGCAACTCTCCGAAATTGCCACCCGGCTCCGGGGTCGTGAACATGAGTTGGACACCCTCAACCACGAATTGAAGGTGCGCACGTCCGCGGTGCAGATGTTGGAAGGAAAAATGATCACCTCCGAGGCGGCGCTCAAGGACCTCACCGCCGACCTCGCCACGAAGGTGGAACAGCTGACGGCCTTGCAAACGGAAGTGCGGGAGAAAGGCGTACGCCTCCACGCCATCGAACGGGAACGCGATACGCTCCGGCGGGAAGTCGAGGACGCCGAAAATAAATATAAGGGGCAACAGGCGGGCTTCGCCGAGATGCAGGCCCAGATGGAACAGGCGGAAGACGTGCTGGTCAGCCGCGACCAGGAGATCGCCACTCTCAAGACCTGGGTGGAACAACTGGCCCCGAAAAATGCCGAGATCGCTCGTCTGCGAGCACGCACCGAAGAACTGGAACCGTTCCGCGAACGGAGTAGCCAGCTGGAACAGGACCTAGAGCACACACGCACCCAAGCCGCAGCCGCGCTTCAGAACAAGGCGCAGGAATTGGACCGGCGCCAGGCTCGTATCACCGACATCGAGGCCGAGCTGGCCCGTCTACGAACACAGAATCAGGAAGATCTCGCGCGGTTCACCGAAACCGTGGAACAGCGGGATCAGGACATCCAACGGCTGCGGGCAACCGTTGAAGAGCTGGAAGTGTTCCGCGGCGAAGTGGAGAAAAAAGAACTCGCGCTCCGCGAGGCGGAGGATCGACGGATCATGGATGTGAGCGAACGGGAGGAAGAAATTGCCGCCCTCCGCAAACGGCTCGTCGAATATCGCGTCGCCCAACGGCATGGAGCCAAAGCCTCGGCTGCGACCGATTCAAGCGCGCAGGTCGGCTCGAGCACAGCCCGTGGCGCGGGAAAACATCGATCAACCCCAAAGGACGATCTCAAGCAAATCCACGGCATCGGGCCGGTAATGGAGCGGGTCCTGAATCGTATGGGCATGTTCACGTTCCGCCAGATCGCCGAATGGAAGGAGCAAGACGTCGAACATATGGCCTCGGAACTCAACACCTTCCCAGATCGCATCCGACACGACAATTGGATCGCCGGCGCCAAGGAACAACATTTCCTCAAGTACGGAGAAGAATTGTAGCGCGGTGCCTCGGACTCGGGCCTTTCCCCCGCCCCTTTTTTCCAAATACCCCACGATGAGCGCTTACATAGGCGCACCCGCTGACAGGAGGGTCTACATCCTCTATGGGACACATCCCCGTGCTTCAAGTCACTGACTGGAACACGACATCCTGCGCGGTATCCTACTCTTTGGAACATCACGATGCGATCCACTGATCTCGGTATACATATTCAGGAGGAGACAACCATCGATTCGTCCGTTGGCTGCCACATTCAGTGTATCGAAACAAGAATACACGTTGATTGCCTTGCCCAACCTCCTCGATCTCTCTTTTCCCCGACCGATTAAGCCAGCGTCCTGCTGATCGATTCGAGATGGAGCGTTGGTCGAGGGCGAACCATCGACTACGTGCTCCATCTTGAGTGCTGTGAAGGATCTTCAGTTGCTATGCTAGAAGGCTGACGTTCAGCCTCTGCCCAACCTTCACCCCGGTGGTTATGTAACGCCCAGTGCAAACCACCCTGCCCAACCGCTCGCGCCATCCCACCAGGTGCTGTAGACAACACCATCAGACCCGACGGTCACCAGATCAATGTGCTCGGTGACACGGGAGATCGCGGCCACCTGGCCACCCGGTTTTCCAACTCCACCCGACACGTTGAACCAACCAGCCCAGTTTTGTCCTTCATGCCACCAGGTACTATAGACCCGATTATCTGTACCAATGGTAAACAGATCGAGGTGGTTCGAGTACCGTGCAATTGCAGTCACGGGCGACCCGGGGGATGCGATACCACTCGATACCTGGAACCAATTCCCCCAACCACTCCGGGCATTCCACCAGGTCGACA
This region of Nitrospira sp. genomic DNA includes:
- a CDS encoding OmpA family protein; protein product: MSRGIIFAVGLFALTVLAFICIPRHLPVTSPASGHPAFRAHLENGHLTLSGAMASEEAKSAAVTRAQELAKGLKLRVTDNLEILADASPAAWETALPALLTHVTLLHQHQATVSLSEQTLTVKGTVASGEAKSKLLHEVAAAVGSAVHVQDQLTVASSSSSAPVSLPAVQASPAVHASRAQVQAGLDDVLRGEHIAFESNSAVLTPKGRAVVDKLIPALKRSPEAVIEIGGHTDSYGDPDYNLQLSRTRAESVRQYLADHGVTNRLTAVGYGATRPLSQDRTRAASKKNRRIEFRVKEER